A region of Colletotrichum higginsianum IMI 349063 chromosome 10, whole genome shotgun sequence DNA encodes the following proteins:
- a CDS encoding NAD dependent epimerase/dehydratase — MAKTFHPFEAWNSRLLLLGLLLQVFPVGASPTTAIRPADEALTKRARAKYPTFSNDYDGRVKKGEYLMTLLPVGNEEAAELNGGASIVSPFQDPESLVTWGWTPYITWYPYETNLDGDTERLPGFPGYWQLLDEAFADSEYPVDEKQTGVYHFVQDKPFRKWWWMRNGQPSEGSYKNVANPPSGAFIFDVNYSPRYEVAKNGKGDVPDLDTLSDIAYFQWLSACQYKNKSPKTLKVVFRAGVSYKPTFDIAIQALKDEKFDRVPGWDKRAVFKMDSRPGHALLGSTHGAGIAWMLIQHKENLGIKTITEVTVWGSKGGFGFKEKPHTVRLNLRFVAHTAHTEHSWFRREHHVRDTSSISGPEQPANLMTVAQTHLVTGGSGFVAQHLVYELLQRGFRVHTTVRSLGNAKKVDSLKTLQEKYPAGQLRLFEADLLEWGSFKEAMQGCSVVHHVASPFLMAEKIKDGQKECVEPALKGTQNVLATVGETEAVERVVLTSTIGAIFGDYADVQDQMAGILSEGYFNETSTVTHNPYHYSKVLAEKEAWAIAKRQDRWDLVVICPGLVIGPPLSKGSDSGSLFLLDELLRGDLFFGVPNLSFATVDVRDVAEAHIRAAEVPSAKGRYIVASKEMATFVDISRLFRRLSKSAMVPNHQLPDFLVRVVGPLFGLTQHWISRNLGVSFIVDNSRSSTELGLTYRPLDGTLADYYQAWKAFQK; from the exons ATGGCCAAAACGTTTCACCCTTTCGAGGCTTGGAACTCACGTTTGCTGCTTTTGGGTCTGCTGCTCCAAGTCTTCCCAGTTGGCGCCTCTCCCACGACAGCAATCAGacccgccgacgaggccctcaCCAAGCGAGCGAGAGCAAAGTACCCCACCTTTTCCAACGATTACGATGGCCGCGTAAAGAAGGGCGAATATCTTATGACGCTTCTCCCAGTAGGGAACGAAGAAGCTGCAGAGCTGAATGGCGGCGCTTCCATTGTCAGTCCGTTCCAGGACCCGGAGAGCCTGGTTACGTGGGGATGGACCCCTTACATAACTTGGTACCCATACGAAACAAACTTGGATGGAGATACGGAACGATTGCCTGGCTTTCCTGGTTATTGGCAACTATTGGACGAGGCATTTGCCGACTCGGAGTATCCGGTGGATGAAAAACAGACCGGCGTGTACCACTTTGTCCAAGACAAACCGTTTCGAAAGTGGTGGTGGATGCGAAATGGACAG CCGTCAGAAGGATCATACAAAAACGTGGCGAACCCACCCTCGGGCGCGTTCATTTTCGACGTCAACTACAGTCCTCGCTACGAAGTGGCCAAGAACGGCAAAGGAGACGTGCCCGACTTGGACACGCTGTCAGACATTGCCTATTTCCAGTGGCTAAGCGCTTGCCAATACAAAAACAAAAGTCCTAAAACCCTCAAGGTCGTCTTCCGCGCTGGCGTTAGCTACAAACCTACCTTTGACATAGCGATACAAGCGTTGAAAGATGAGAAATTTGATCGGGTTCCGGGTTGGGATAAGCGAGCAGTATTTAAGATGGATAGTCGGCCGGGTCATGCGCTTCTCGGAAGTACCCATGGTGCTGGAATAGCCTGGATGCTTATCCAGCACAAAGAGAACCTTGGCATCAAAACGATCACGGAGGTTACGGTGTGGGGGTCTAAAGGAGGTTTTGGTTTTAAGGAAAAACCGCACACTGTTCGCTTAAACTTGAGATTT GTGGCACATACCGCCCATACGGAACATTCGTGGTTTCGTCGCGAACACCACGTGCGTGATACCAGTTCCATTTCCGGTCCAGAGCAGCCAGCCAACCT CATGACTGTCGCGCAGACTCAcctcgtcaccggcggcagcggcttcGTCGCGCAACACCTCGTCTACGAACTGCTGCAAAGAGGTTTTCGTGTACATACAACAGTGCGTAGCCTCGGCAATGCCAAAAAAGTCGACTCGCTCAAGACGCTGCAAGAGAAATACCCGGCCGGCCAGCTGAGGCTTTTCGAGGCCGACCTGCTCGAATGGGGCTCGTTCAAAGAGGCCATGCAGGGATGCTCGGTAGTCCACCACGTCgcgtcgcccttcttgatGGCGGAGAAGATCAAGGATGGCCAGAAGGAATGCGTCGAGCCGGCGCTGAAGGGGACGCAGAACGTGTTGGCCACCGTCGGGGAAACTGAAGCTGTCGAGCGGGTTGTGCTCACATCAACGA TCGGTGCCATATTCGGCGATTACGCCGACGTCCAAGATCAGATGGCAGGGATCCTGTCCGAGGGATACTTCAACGAGACCAGCACAGTGACGCACAACCCCTACCACTACTCCAAGGTGCTGGCAGAAAAGGAGGCCTGGGCGATCGCCAAGCGACAAGACCGATGGGACTTGGTCGTCATCTGCCCGGGGCTGGTCATCGGCCCGCCGCTGTCCAAGGGCTCCGACTCGGGCAGCCTGTTtcttctcgacgagcttctgCGCGGGGACCTGTTCTTCGGCGTGCCCAACCTCAGCTTCGCCACCGTCGACGTGCGCGACGTGGCCGAAGCCCATATcagggcggcggaggtgcCGTCGGCCAAGGGGCGGTACATTGTGGCGTCCAAGGAGATGGCCACGTTCGTGGACATCTCGCGGCTTTTCCGGAGACTGAGCAAGTCGGCCATGGTCCCGAATCACCAGCTGCCCGATTTTCTTGTGCGCGTAGTCGGGCCTTTGTTCGGCCTGACGCAACATTGGATTTCGAGGAACCTAGGGGTCAGCTTCATCGTGGACAACAGTCGAAGTTCCACAGAGCTGGGCCTTACGTATCGACCGCTTGACGGGACCCTGGCGGACTATTATCAGGCTTGGAAAGCGTTTCAGAAGTGA
- a CDS encoding Integral membrane protein, which produces MAMDGATIHKLLGTADNSGEPEPLVNKQSTVLGVVISFAVLSWVCVAYRIHVRAKVVQSMGWDDVFVMLSSIQVNGGASTYSKKPRLAAIDNSGFRCDLPTEFGMGKHIYYLSADQVQNYLRTFYVANASYVLSTAFIKISLLFQYLRIFDQPSFSRRLCIFTIIFTSLWSLTYSFLGWVPCLPVRAYWDWSVPATRWAYGSLTPEIFSATYESHSAINVALDLLVLAIPIPIYFETNVPFKSKLGLLALLAIGIAVNGISVARFVTILQHRSATYPTLDFPWYAPISIVLSAVEVDVAMIASSVPIFWPVLRQRFPGIFVTKEVEVTREVRRLESVELDDDVGAEEGRRSRVGSEASLRQENRGGEGLYRDEFIANQVDPFRKSKSVVTEVKAGEGEDGGWWQK; this is translated from the exons ATGGCCATGGACGGAGCGACTATCCACAAGCTGCTGGGAACGGCCGACAACTCGGGCGAGCCGGAGCCGCTGGTGAATAAGCAGAGCACCGTCTTGGGCGTCGTCATCAGCTTCGCG GTTTTGTCGTGGGTGTGCGTCGCATACCGCATACATGTGCGAGCCAAGGTGGTTCAGTCtatgggatgggatgatgTGTTCGTGATGCTGTCGTCG ATCCAAGTGAACGGGGGGGCATCGACTTACTCGAAAAAACCACGACTTGCAGCTATTGACAACAGCGGGTTCCGTTGCGATCTGC CAACCGAGTTTGGCATGGGCAAGCACATATACTACTTGTCCGCCGACCAGGTCCAGAACTACCTCCGA ACATTTTACGTGGCGAACGCCTCTTACGTGTTGTCGACCGCCTTCATCAAAATCTCGCTTCTCTTCCAGTACCTCCGCATATTCGATCAGCCGTCCTTCAGCAGACGGCTCTGCATCTTCACCATCATTTTCACTTCGCTTTGGTCCCTCACCTACTCGTTCCTAGGCTGGGTCCCCTGCCTCCCCGTGAGGGCCTACTGGGACTGGTCCGTCCCGGCCACCCGTTGGGCCTACGGATCCCTCACCCCCGAGATCTTCTCGGCCACGTACGAAAGCCATTCCGCCATCAACGTCGCGCTGGACCTGCTCGTCCTTGCGATCCCGATCCCCATCTATTTCGAGACCAACGTGCCGTTCAAGTCCAAACTGGGTCTGCTTGCACTTCTTGCCATCGGCATCGC TGTCAACGGCATCTCCGTGGCCCGTTTCGTCACCATCCTGCAGCACCGCAGCGCCACCTACCCCACGCTCGACTTCCCCTGGTACGCGcccatcagcatcgtcctctccgccgtcgaggtcgacgtcgccatGATCGCCAGCAGCGTCCCCATCTTCTGGCCCGTCCTGCGGCAGCGGTTCCCCGGCATCTTCGTCAccaaggaggtcgaggtcaCGCGCGAGGTCCGGAGGCTCGAGagcgtcgagctcgacgacgacgtcggcgcggaggaggggcggaGATCGAGGGTCGGCAGCGAGGCGAGCCTCCGGCAGGAGAACCGCGGGGGCGAGGGCCTCTACCGCGACGAGTTCATAGCGAATCAAGTCGATCCTTTCAGAAAGAGCAAGAGCGTCGTCACCGAGGTcaaggcgggcgagggagaggacggCGGGTGGTGGCAGAAGTAG